CGCCGCGACTTCTCCGCGAAGGAAGCCTGCTGCGGGTAATTCTTGCTGTTCGAAACGGTAGTCAGCTCTTCGAGCAGTTCGCGCTGGCGCCGGCTGAGTTTGACGGGAGTCTCGACCACGACGCGCACGATTTGGTCGCCTTGCTGGTAGCCGCGCAGGTCGGGCAGGCCATAGCCGCGCAGGCGCAGGTCGG
This DNA window, taken from Candidatus Hydrogenedentota bacterium, encodes the following:
- a CDS encoding molecular chaperone DnaJ (chaperone Hsp40; co-chaperone with DnaK; Participates actively in the response to hyperosmotic and heat shock by preventing the aggregation of stress-denatured proteins and by disaggregating proteins, also in an autonomous, dnaK-independent fashion) — encoded protein: DLRLRGYGLPDLRGYQQGDQIVRVVVETPVKLSRRQRELLEELTTVSNSKNYPQQASFAEKSRRSS